Proteins co-encoded in one Arachis stenosperma cultivar V10309 chromosome 7, arast.V10309.gnm1.PFL2, whole genome shotgun sequence genomic window:
- the LOC130940264 gene encoding beta-ketoacyl-[acyl-carrier-protein] synthase III A, chloroplastic-like, whose amino-acid sequence MANASAFFTPSVPKFGETVPPLNLIAIHRFQRFSAKVVCFGTIEGAGKHASAASPSQSQLPRLVGKGCKLVGCGSAVPTLQISNDDLSKMVDTSDEWISVRTGIRRRRVLSGRDNLIALGVDASRKALEMANVDPDDLDLILMCTSTPEDLFGSAPQIQKQLGCKANPLAYDITAACSGFVLGLISAACHIRGGGFRNVLVIGADALSRYVDWTDRGSCILFGDAAGAVLVQACDTEEDGLFGFDLHSDGSGQRHLNASIKEHETNTALDSNGSVLDFPPRKSSYSFIQMNGKEVFRFAVRCVPQSIESALQKAGLPASSIDWLLLHQANQRIIDAVAARLEVPSERVISNLANYGNTSAASIPLALDEAVRSGKVKAGQTIAAAGFGAGLTWGSAIIRWG is encoded by the exons ATGGCCAATGCATCTGCTTTCTTCACTCCTTCGGTTCCCAAGTTCGGAGAGACAGTTCCCCCTCTCAATCTCATAGCCATTCATCGATTTCAACGATTCTCCGCCAAAGTTGTTTGCTTTGGAACTATCGAAGGAGCTGGCAAGCATGCTTCCGCCGCTTCCCCTTCCCAATCTCAGCTTCCCAG GCTTGTCGGTAAAGGTTGCAAGTTAGTTGGATGCGGTTCTGCTGTGCCAACTCTTCAAATTTCTAATGACGACCTTTCAAAAATGGTTGATACTTCTGATGAATGGATATCTGTTCGCACTGGGATTCGTAGGCGGCGAGTTCTTTCAG GCAGAGATAATTTGATAGCTTTAGGGGTAGATGCATCTAGGAAAGCTCTTGAGATGGCAAATGTTGACCCTGATGATCTTGACCTTATATTGATGTGCACGTCTACACCAGAGGATCTATTTGGTAGTGCTCCACAG ATACAAAAACAACTTGGCTGCAAAGCAAATCCATTGGCTTATGACATTACAGCTGCATGTAGCGGATTTGTGTTGGGCTTAATATCAGCTGCTTGTCACATTAGGG GTGGTGGATTTCGTAATGTTCTTGTTATTGGGGCTGATGCTCTGTCAAGATATGTTGATTGGACTGATAGAGGGAGTTGTATTCTCTTTGGGGATGCGGCTGGTGCTGTGCTAGTACAG GCCTGTGATACTGAGGAAGATGGTCTATTCGGTTTTGATTTGCATAGTGATGGCAGTGGTCAAAG GCATTTGAATGCATCCATTAAAGAACACGAGACAAATACAGCTTTGGATTCAAATGGATCTGTGTTAGACTTTCCTCCTAGGAAGTCCTCGTATTCATTCATTCAAATGAATGGCAAGGAAGTCTTTCGCTTTGCAGTAAGATGTGTGCCTCAATCAATTGAATCTGCCCTTCAAAAGGCTGGTCTCCCTGCATCTAGCATTGATTGGTTACTTCTCCATCAG GCAAACCAGAGGATTATTGATGCAGTTGCTGCTCGCTTGGAGGTTCCCTCGGAACGGGTGATATCAAATTTGGCTAATTATGGCAACACAAGTGCAGCTTCTATTCCCTTAGCTTTAGATGAAGCTGTTCGAAGTGGCAAGGTTAAGGCAGGGCAAACTATTGCAGCTGCCGGCTTTGGTGCGGGTCTTACTTGGGGTTCAGCAATTATTCGATGGGGCTGA